A single genomic interval of Desulfovibrio sp. UCD-KL4C harbors:
- the gyrB gene encoding DNA topoisomerase (ATP-hydrolyzing) subunit B: protein MAQNNDTYTADSITILEGLAAVRKRPAMYIGSTDTRGLHHLVYEVVDNSIDEAMGGYCSKIKVKLHMDNSVTVSDDGRGIPVDIHPKEKKPALEIVMTVLHAGGKFDNDAYKVSGGLHGVGVSCVNALSEQLEATVRRDGKMYRQSYERGVPTGPLECIGDAVTTGTTIRFRPDEQIFETNQYDFNVLRKRFQELAYLNKGLEIEFLDERTNEKANFKAEGGIIEFVKDLNKGQTSVSEIVYAYSDIDNVVTELALQYNTAYKENTHTFANNIRTVEGGTHLAGFKTALTRAINTYIQNSDLPKKLKQKLSGDDVREGLTAIVSVKLCDPQFEGQTKTKLGNSEMMGIVATMVYDKLSSYFQENPKDAKSIVEKVVDAARARDAARKARELVRRKGALSDHSLPGKLADCQSKDPSECELFIVEGDSAGGSAKQGRNPKHQAILPLRGKILNVEKTRFDKMLGNKEIRALITAMGIGIGQEEGEKDFNKLRYHKVVIMTDADVDGSHIRTLLLTFFFRQYEELIQRGHLYIAQPPLYRIAKGKYEKFIKDDVELYSLLIERVSKDLIIKSSNGKEYMNERLSNLLDDIRFIKNKVFEAMNMGIADKLFAALISYEGKIYPADFAESDPEDFIEKMVESGFKVYVEREEDEGEKRIYVTFENENGKRTRLAVEFFNSKLFRYSYEKNRSIVEECEGNDFIIERGEVETPVSGIFNLLDAVLEEAYKGINLQRYKGLGEMNPEQLWETTMDPDKRSMLQVTIDDAVAANEIFMDLMGDNVEPRREFIERNALAVQELDI from the coding sequence ATGGCTCAAAATAATGATACTTATACAGCAGATTCGATTACCATCCTTGAGGGATTGGCAGCTGTAAGAAAAAGACCTGCTATGTATATCGGTTCTACCGATACAAGAGGTCTTCATCACCTTGTTTACGAAGTGGTGGACAACTCTATCGATGAAGCCATGGGTGGCTATTGTTCAAAGATTAAAGTTAAACTGCACATGGATAACAGCGTAACCGTTTCTGATGACGGCCGTGGTATTCCTGTTGATATTCATCCGAAAGAAAAAAAACCTGCTCTTGAAATCGTTATGACCGTTCTTCATGCCGGTGGTAAGTTCGATAACGATGCCTATAAAGTTTCAGGTGGCCTTCACGGGGTCGGAGTATCATGTGTAAACGCACTTTCAGAACAACTTGAGGCGACGGTAAGGAGAGACGGTAAAATGTATCGTCAGTCGTATGAGAGGGGTGTACCGACAGGACCTCTTGAATGCATTGGTGATGCAGTCACGACTGGAACAACTATTCGTTTCAGACCTGATGAACAGATTTTTGAAACTAATCAGTATGATTTCAATGTCTTAAGAAAACGTTTCCAAGAACTTGCATATCTAAACAAGGGACTTGAAATTGAATTCCTTGATGAAAGAACCAACGAAAAAGCAAACTTTAAGGCAGAAGGCGGTATTATTGAGTTCGTAAAAGATCTCAACAAAGGCCAGACATCCGTAAGTGAAATTGTTTATGCTTATTCAGATATCGATAACGTCGTTACCGAACTGGCGTTGCAATATAATACAGCCTACAAAGAAAACACTCATACTTTTGCCAATAATATCCGTACTGTTGAAGGCGGAACACATCTGGCTGGTTTTAAAACTGCTTTGACGAGAGCAATTAACACTTACATTCAAAACTCTGATCTACCTAAAAAACTGAAACAGAAACTTTCCGGTGACGATGTTCGTGAAGGTTTGACTGCTATCGTAAGTGTTAAACTTTGCGATCCTCAGTTTGAAGGGCAGACTAAGACTAAACTTGGTAACTCTGAAATGATGGGTATTGTCGCAACAATGGTTTACGACAAACTTTCATCTTATTTTCAGGAAAATCCTAAGGATGCTAAAAGCATTGTTGAAAAAGTTGTTGATGCGGCAAGAGCAAGAGACGCAGCCAGAAAAGCCAGAGAGCTTGTACGTAGAAAGGGTGCTTTGTCCGACCATTCACTTCCCGGTAAACTTGCTGACTGCCAGAGTAAAGATCCTTCAGAATGTGAACTTTTCATAGTTGAAGGGGACTCTGCGGGCGGTTCTGCTAAGCAGGGACGTAATCCGAAACATCAGGCAATTCTTCCACTCAGAGGTAAGATTTTAAATGTTGAAAAAACCCGTTTTGATAAAATGCTCGGTAATAAAGAAATTCGCGCACTTATCACTGCAATGGGTATCGGCATAGGGCAGGAAGAAGGGGAAAAAGATTTTAACAAACTAAGGTATCATAAAGTCGTAATTATGACTGATGCTGATGTTGACGGATCTCATATCCGTACACTTTTGCTTACTTTCTTTTTCAGACAGTATGAAGAACTCATTCAAAGAGGGCACTTATATATTGCTCAGCCTCCTCTTTATAGAATTGCTAAAGGTAAATATGAAAAATTCATTAAAGACGATGTAGAGCTTTACAGCCTGCTTATTGAAAGAGTTTCAAAAGACCTCATTATCAAGAGCAGTAATGGCAAAGAATATATGAATGAAAGGCTTTCCAATTTGCTTGATGATATTCGGTTTATTAAAAATAAAGTTTTTGAAGCAATGAATATGGGAATTGCGGACAAACTTTTTGCTGCTCTAATCAGCTATGAAGGTAAAATTTATCCTGCTGATTTCGCTGAAAGTGATCCTGAAGATTTTATAGAAAAAATGGTTGAATCAGGTTTCAAGGTTTATGTTGAACGTGAAGAAGATGAAGGTGAAAAACGAATTTACGTCACCTTTGAAAATGAAAACGGAAAACGCACTAGACTTGCCGTTGAGTTTTTTAATTCCAAGCTTTTCAGATATTCTTATGAAAAGAATCGCTCCATTGTAGAAGAATGCGAAGGTAATGATTTTATTATTGAACGCGGCGAAGTAGAAACACCTGTTAGCGGAATATTCAACCTTCTCGATGCAGTTCTTGAAGAAGCATACAAAGGTATCAATCTCCAGCGCTATAAAGGTTTGGGTGAAATGAACCCTGAGCAGTTATGGGAAACCACAATGGATCCTGATAAAAGATCCATGCTGCAGGTTACTATTGATGATGCTGTTGCAGCTAATGAAATCTTCATGGATCTGATGGGAGATAACGTTGAGCCGCGTAGAGAATTTATTGAAAGAAATGCTCTTGCAGTTCAAGAGCTTGATATTTAG
- the dnaN gene encoding DNA polymerase III subunit beta, with protein MYLKVNRDEVIEGLHKSASIIPAKTGAAYLRTIWLKSDEGNLRIMSTDSNLEFCGTYPAEIIEEGLAGVQGRAFYDLVRKLPSGELVIKSDPDGSSILVEQGSRKYKLPVNDPTWFQKFSTFPTEGAVYWSGDLLLEIIERIAFCISDEDSMEAIACMNIVPSSDENGKYVEACGLNGHQFARLKFINDDIHALLPEEGILIQKKYLSELKKWLTNDEIEMSLIEKRLFFKTADGKETFSMPLSYYQYPNYKNFLAKLNDDDVSQMKVQKSELSTALDRISIFNTDSNRCASFMFNPGELILFSQGQEVGTATESIEVEFSGEMERIAFPTKNLIEILGHFQSGKISFTLTGSEAPCGLTGDEDNEYLVIVMPMKVQEETYYSEEDV; from the coding sequence ATGTATTTAAAGGTGAATAGGGACGAAGTCATTGAAGGATTGCACAAATCTGCCAGCATCATCCCCGCAAAAACCGGAGCTGCATATCTGCGGACAATCTGGCTAAAGAGCGATGAAGGAAATCTGAGAATTATGTCCACTGATTCAAATCTTGAATTTTGCGGAACATATCCAGCTGAGATTATCGAAGAAGGACTTGCAGGAGTGCAAGGTCGTGCTTTTTATGATTTGGTACGCAAACTTCCTTCAGGTGAACTTGTTATTAAAAGTGATCCTGACGGATCAAGCATTTTAGTAGAGCAAGGTTCAAGGAAATATAAACTTCCTGTAAATGATCCTACATGGTTTCAGAAGTTTTCTACATTTCCTACTGAAGGCGCTGTTTATTGGTCAGGAGATCTTCTTCTTGAAATCATTGAACGCATTGCATTTTGCATTAGCGATGAAGACAGCATGGAAGCAATTGCATGTATGAACATAGTTCCTTCTTCAGATGAAAACGGAAAGTATGTTGAAGCATGCGGTCTTAACGGTCACCAGTTCGCAAGACTCAAATTTATCAATGACGATATTCATGCTCTTCTTCCTGAAGAGGGAATTCTCATTCAGAAAAAATATCTTTCTGAACTGAAAAAATGGCTCACTAACGATGAAATCGAAATGAGCCTTATTGAAAAAAGATTATTCTTTAAGACTGCTGATGGAAAAGAAACATTCAGCATGCCTTTAAGTTATTATCAGTACCCTAATTACAAAAATTTTCTGGCAAAGCTTAATGACGATGATGTTTCTCAAATGAAAGTACAAAAATCAGAGCTTTCTACAGCTCTGGATCGTATTTCTATTTTTAATACAGATTCAAATCGTTGTGCGTCCTTCATGTTTAACCCCGGTGAACTAATTCTGTTTAGTCAGGGGCAGGAAGTCGGAACGGCTACAGAATCCATAGAAGTTGAGTTTAGCGGCGAAATGGAACGTATTGCATTTCCTACAAAGAACCTGATCGAGATTCTCGGTCATTTTCAGTCAGGAAAAATTAGCTTTACTCTAACAGGATCTGAAGCTCCTTGCGGTTTAACCGGAGATGAGGACAACGAATACCTCGTAATTGTTATGCCTATGAAGGTTCAGGAAGAGACTTACTACAGTGAGGAAGATGTTTAA
- a CDS encoding DnaA/Hda family protein, whose amino-acid sequence MKNALRNHLLTTCSDSDLIRWFDPINISISDETGDVIVTFPHAFFGQWFKSSIQNKFEEQLGLFLGGGFSVSYRNNGTSGINKPGLISDTKKIDFPFGQKFTFENFLVSNSNYFPLASAKEVTHVDNVTFNPFVICGKSGSGKSHLLKAIANEMSKKIATDKIFLGNVDDIQNIYSVRFGGDMIRARNYFFEFEYFFLDDLKQIQKYEQLQQELISIFNNFYENGKQMVFSCTDKLASYNFLDLNLKSRLEWGLIVNLKRPDLEIRALYIQKQCKLKKLSLTKDQILTLSQRFQDFRYLQGIIIKLSAFRELVRKNMDEKDFENILNNTEEKTDITLTPEYVIESVSTHFKLKPTDLTGTKRHKMTAHARQIAMYLCRDLLGLSYPALGRIFGGKDHSTVLYSVKKIQLLQKDDAVLKRLLINLKNTCLLRVSN is encoded by the coding sequence TTGAAAAATGCACTTAGAAATCATCTCCTGACTACATGCTCAGATTCAGACTTAATACGTTGGTTTGACCCGATCAATATATCTATTTCTGACGAGACTGGAGATGTAATTGTAACCTTTCCCCATGCTTTTTTCGGCCAATGGTTCAAATCAAGTATTCAAAATAAATTTGAAGAGCAATTAGGCTTGTTTTTAGGTGGAGGATTTTCAGTTTCATACCGGAACAACGGGACATCAGGGATAAATAAACCCGGACTTATTTCAGACACTAAAAAAATTGATTTCCCTTTCGGACAAAAATTTACTTTTGAAAATTTTCTAGTCAGCAACAGTAACTATTTTCCATTAGCGTCCGCAAAAGAAGTAACACATGTAGACAATGTTACATTTAACCCGTTTGTTATCTGCGGCAAAAGCGGTTCCGGAAAAAGTCATTTATTAAAAGCTATTGCAAATGAAATGAGCAAGAAAATTGCGACAGATAAAATATTTCTTGGAAATGTTGATGATATTCAAAATATTTATTCCGTCCGCTTCGGCGGGGATATGATTCGTGCAAGAAATTATTTTTTTGAATTTGAATATTTCTTTCTCGATGATCTTAAACAAATTCAAAAATACGAACAACTCCAGCAGGAATTAATTTCTATTTTTAATAATTTCTACGAAAATGGAAAACAGATGGTTTTCAGTTGCACAGATAAATTAGCTTCCTACAATTTTTTAGACCTGAATCTGAAGTCTAGGCTAGAATGGGGATTAATTGTCAACCTGAAACGCCCTGACCTCGAAATAAGGGCACTCTACATCCAGAAGCAGTGTAAACTTAAAAAGTTATCGTTAACCAAGGATCAGATCTTGACTCTTTCACAAAGATTTCAAGATTTCAGATATCTTCAGGGAATAATAATCAAGCTTTCAGCATTCAGGGAACTTGTCCGCAAGAACATGGATGAAAAAGACTTTGAAAACATTTTGAACAACACTGAGGAGAAAACAGATATAACACTTACCCCAGAGTACGTGATTGAGTCAGTTTCAACTCATTTTAAACTCAAACCAACTGACCTTACCGGCACAAAGCGACATAAGATGACTGCACATGCCAGACAGATTGCTATGTACCTTTGCAGAGATCTTTTAGGATTATCATACCCTGCGCTCGGAAGGATATTTGGAGGTAAAGACCATAGCACAGTCTTATATTCAGTAAAAAAAATACAATTATTACAGAAGGATGATGCAGTTTTGAAAAGACTGTTAATAAATTTGAAGAATACCTGTCTGTTACGTGTTTCTAACTGA
- a CDS encoding homocysteine biosynthesis protein: MAKTFEVNKTIKEINERIKKGKAVVVNAAEMVEIVRSKGKVEAAKEIDVVTTGTFSPMCSSGMLFNTGQESPVIKTSQVWLNNVPCYAGLAAVDAYLGATEPAEDDPLNKVYPGRFAYGGSHVMEDLLAGKTVRLKAKAYGTDCYPRREVEKDITLKDLKDAVMLNPRNCYQNYNCAVNMTSRTIYTYMGPLKANQRNANYATAGELSPLLNDPYLKTIGLGTRIFLAGGKGYVIGAGTQHVTKPGRNERGIPLGGSGTLMVKGDMKGMDPRYFRGLSYPGYGCTAAVGIGIPIPMLNEEMAWFTGVSNADIQVPVKDYGYDYPKGVSRVLAHVTYEELKSGEITVNDKVIPTVPLTSMTMSLEVADKLKSWIQKGDFLLTEAVEEIESE; the protein is encoded by the coding sequence ATGGCAAAAACCTTTGAAGTCAATAAGACTATAAAAGAAATAAATGAACGTATAAAAAAAGGTAAAGCTGTAGTAGTTAATGCCGCTGAAATGGTCGAAATTGTCCGTTCCAAAGGTAAAGTTGAAGCAGCTAAAGAAATAGATGTAGTAACAACCGGAACATTTTCGCCGATGTGTTCTTCAGGTATGCTGTTTAATACTGGGCAGGAATCTCCTGTAATTAAAACTTCACAGGTTTGGCTTAACAATGTTCCATGTTATGCTGGTCTTGCAGCTGTAGATGCTTATCTCGGGGCTACAGAGCCTGCTGAAGATGATCCGCTTAACAAAGTTTACCCAGGTAGATTTGCTTATGGCGGATCACATGTCATGGAAGATTTGCTTGCAGGTAAAACTGTCCGTCTAAAAGCAAAAGCATACGGAACAGACTGTTATCCGCGTCGTGAAGTTGAAAAAGATATCACGCTTAAGGATTTAAAAGATGCTGTTATGTTAAATCCTCGTAATTGTTATCAAAACTACAATTGCGCTGTTAACATGACAAGTCGTACAATTTATACCTATATGGGACCGCTTAAGGCTAATCAGCGTAATGCAAATTATGCTACAGCTGGAGAGCTTTCACCGCTTCTCAATGATCCGTATTTAAAGACTATCGGTCTTGGAACAAGAATTTTTCTTGCAGGTGGTAAGGGATATGTAATCGGCGCCGGAACTCAGCATGTTACGAAACCTGGTCGTAATGAAAGAGGTATTCCTCTGGGCGGATCAGGAACTCTGATGGTTAAAGGTGACATGAAAGGAATGGATCCGCGTTATTTTCGTGGTTTGAGTTACCCTGGTTATGGATGTACCGCTGCTGTAGGCATAGGTATTCCAATTCCTATGCTCAACGAAGAAATGGCCTGGTTCACAGGTGTAAGTAATGCTGATATTCAGGTTCCTGTAAAAGACTACGGTTATGATTATCCGAAAGGCGTAAGCAGAGTTCTTGCCCATGTTACGTACGAAGAATTAAAATCAGGTGAAATAACCGTGAATGATAAGGTTATCCCTACTGTTCCTTTGACAAGTATGACTATGTCACTTGAAGTTGCTGATAAGCTTAAATCATGGATTCAAAAAGGAGACTTTCTCTTAACTGAAGCTGTTGAAGAGATTGAATCTGAATAG
- a CDS encoding DMT family transporter, with the protein MQSKNLKADLLLLITAMIWGAAFVAQRVGMDYVGPFTFNAVRFALGAAALLPLIHRLDREKKKDGTYKKLDIKLFLTGGIIAGSALFLGSTLQQWGLVYTTAGNAGFITGLYVVFVPILGLFVKQKTGLPTWIGAVLAVIGMYLLSVNEGFKISLGDLLVLASAFFWAGHVIIISFLSSKIDPVKFASGQFVVCSIFSFIGAFIFEDMSLSGIYACAIPILYGGLMSVGVAYTLQVIAQQDAKPAHAAIILSLESVFAALAGWLLLGETLTTQGLLGCGLMLCGMLLSQLRSD; encoded by the coding sequence ATGCAGTCTAAAAATTTAAAAGCTGACCTGCTCTTACTGATTACAGCAATGATCTGGGGAGCCGCATTTGTGGCGCAAAGGGTGGGGATGGATTATGTTGGTCCGTTCACATTTAATGCTGTTCGTTTTGCACTTGGAGCTGCTGCACTTCTTCCACTTATCCACAGACTGGATAGAGAGAAAAAGAAAGATGGAACCTATAAAAAACTCGATATTAAACTGTTTTTAACAGGTGGCATTATTGCCGGTTCTGCTTTGTTTTTAGGTTCAACTTTGCAGCAGTGGGGGCTTGTTTATACAACTGCCGGAAATGCAGGGTTTATTACAGGACTTTATGTTGTATTTGTTCCTATACTGGGTCTTTTTGTTAAACAGAAAACAGGATTGCCGACTTGGATTGGAGCAGTCTTGGCAGTGATTGGAATGTATCTGCTTAGTGTAAATGAAGGATTTAAAATTAGCTTAGGAGATTTACTTGTTCTTGCAAGTGCGTTTTTCTGGGCAGGGCATGTTATTATAATTTCGTTTCTATCTTCCAAGATAGATCCGGTTAAATTTGCAAGCGGACAATTTGTAGTTTGTTCAATATTCAGTTTTATAGGCGCATTTATTTTCGAAGATATGTCTTTAAGTGGTATTTATGCCTGCGCAATTCCGATCCTTTACGGAGGGTTAATGTCTGTTGGGGTTGCCTATACTTTGCAGGTAATAGCTCAACAGGATGCTAAGCCTGCACACGCTGCAATAATACTGAGTTTAGAATCTGTATTTGCGGCATTAGCAGGGTGGTTACTCTTAGGTGAAACATTAACCACGCAGGGTCTTTTGGGGTGCGGGCTTATGTTGTGTGGAATGTTGCTATCGCAGCTTAGGTCTGATTAA
- a CDS encoding geranylgeranyl reductase family protein → MSGKFDVIIAGGGPAGSSAAYILATKGFKVAIVDKAKFPRKKLCGGLITDKTMKTLEKIYGYTEQEITEKGLIDYEAAEYSVFYRDYKIQDGASPVPFRFINREVFDYFLLEKAANAGAQIFTSEKIVQCNYQDAEIKTKSNKIFKGKYLLGTDGVNSTIRKSVPYDKKAWKENMASTIEITFDAKDYPREIKWPELYIGCLKAGYIWVFPAKDKVVVGIGSLNRCTTNFKDTFLNFLTSQGVKNPETIPLHGFPLPYGNYIKNPCYGRTILAGDAAGLVEPLFGEGIFYALQTGRYAAEAIAKGITENKNPEQFYIPRLQKYIFPEIIYSNRLRWTLFYSQRLLKHVSFKIAFKSLPTKLAEMIHGIRSYKFLLKKKWD, encoded by the coding sequence GTGTCAGGTAAATTTGACGTAATTATTGCAGGAGGAGGCCCCGCAGGATCATCTGCCGCATATATCCTCGCAACAAAAGGTTTTAAAGTCGCCATTGTAGACAAAGCAAAATTCCCTAGAAAAAAGCTTTGCGGGGGACTTATTACCGATAAAACAATGAAAACTCTCGAAAAAATATATGGTTACACTGAACAGGAAATAACTGAAAAGGGACTTATCGATTATGAAGCAGCCGAATATTCCGTTTTCTACCGAGATTACAAAATACAAGACGGCGCATCACCAGTTCCTTTCCGCTTCATTAACAGAGAAGTCTTTGATTACTTTCTTCTTGAAAAAGCTGCAAATGCAGGAGCTCAGATCTTTACATCGGAAAAAATAGTTCAGTGCAACTATCAAGATGCTGAAATAAAGACTAAAAGTAATAAAATATTTAAAGGTAAATACCTTTTGGGAACTGACGGAGTTAATTCCACAATCAGAAAATCTGTTCCGTATGACAAAAAAGCATGGAAAGAGAACATGGCTTCAACCATTGAGATTACTTTTGATGCTAAAGATTATCCCAGAGAAATAAAATGGCCTGAATTATATATAGGATGCCTTAAAGCTGGTTATATTTGGGTTTTTCCAGCAAAAGATAAGGTTGTGGTAGGCATCGGCAGTTTAAATCGCTGTACAACAAATTTCAAAGATACCTTCTTAAATTTTCTTACAAGTCAGGGTGTAAAAAATCCTGAAACAATTCCATTGCATGGTTTTCCCCTTCCATACGGAAATTACATAAAAAACCCGTGCTACGGCAGAACCATACTTGCAGGAGATGCGGCAGGACTTGTGGAACCTCTTTTCGGAGAAGGAATATTCTACGCATTACAGACAGGAAGATACGCTGCGGAAGCTATAGCCAAGGGTATTACAGAAAATAAAAACCCCGAACAATTCTATATTCCACGTCTACAAAAATATATTTTCCCTGAGATCATCTATTCAAACAGGCTGCGCTGGACACTTTTTTATTCGCAAAGATTGCTTAAACACGTTTCATTTAAAATAGCATTTAAATCACTGCCAACAAAACTGGCGGAAATGATTCACGGAATTAGGTCTTACAAATTTTTGCTGAAAAAGAAGTGGGATTAA